From a region of the Ignisphaera sp. genome:
- a CDS encoding sugar phosphate isomerase/epimerase family protein encodes MRIRFSTGIWVFGAGVERFAPTGYKVAKNIVNLVHEASRVDDLKGLEFHYPTEVDESNVKDVRDALLDHGIEAVGIAPVLSQEAQWARGALSALDENTRRKAIDRCKKAIDIARELGAKMLIIWPGREGFDLPLTTDYRKLWDNYVSAIKEISEYGSDLKVALEYKIEDPASYLLHGSAARALTTILELKSQGVNNVGINVEFAHAKLAKEYVPETIVLISRYRALYHLHLNDIFTEVDLDLFPASVHLLEFIELLYWLHEIGYDGWYGLDLFPRYLDAAEMVRQSIYNIKALYNALEKVGWSKIRKTIELNNPIESQKLLREILGVYI; translated from the coding sequence ATGAGAATAAGATTTTCCACAGGAATATGGGTTTTTGGAGCAGGTGTAGAACGTTTTGCGCCTACAGGTTATAAAGTGGCTAAAAATATCGTGAATTTAGTACATGAAGCAAGTAGAGTAGATGATCTTAAAGGACTAGAGTTTCACTATCCTACAGAAGTTGATGAAAGTAATGTTAAAGATGTTAGAGATGCTCTATTGGATCACGGTATTGAGGCTGTTGGTATAGCTCCAGTACTTTCTCAAGAAGCTCAATGGGCTCGAGGAGCTCTTTCGGCACTTGATGAAAATACTAGGAGAAAGGCTATAGATAGGTGCAAGAAGGCTATAGATATTGCTAGAGAACTTGGGGCAAAAATGCTCATTATATGGCCTGGTAGAGAAGGTTTTGACCTTCCTCTCACAACAGATTACAGGAAGCTATGGGACAACTATGTTTCAGCGATAAAGGAGATATCAGAATATGGTTCAGATCTAAAGGTAGCACTAGAGTATAAAATAGAGGATCCAGCAAGCTATCTTCTTCATGGTTCAGCTGCCAGGGCTCTAACAACAATTCTTGAGTTGAAGTCCCAGGGAGTAAATAATGTAGGTATAAATGTTGAATTTGCACATGCAAAGCTAGCAAAAGAATATGTACCCGAAACTATAGTCCTTATATCCAGGTATAGAGCTCTGTATCATCTACATCTAAACGATATATTCACAGAAGTAGATCTAGATCTCTTTCCCGCGAGTGTACATCTACTAGAATTCATTGAACTACTCTACTGGCTACACGAGATAGGATACGATGGTTGGTATGGACTAGATCTATTCCCAAGATATCTAGATGCAGCCGAAATGGTTAGACAAAGTATATATAACATTAAAGCACTCTATAATGCTTTAGAGAAGGTTGGCTGGAGTAAGATAAGAAAAACTATAGAATTGAATAATCCTATAGAATCTCAGAAACTTTTGAGAGAAATTCTTGGTGTATATATCTAA